The Phragmites australis chromosome 15, lpPhrAust1.1, whole genome shotgun sequence genome window below encodes:
- the LOC133892621 gene encoding probable protein phosphatase 2C 64: MGNCVACGGTAGTAAGAGGEDGRRRGRRWKAPREEQLGAVPGRIFSNDGRSRTAAVFTQQGRKGINQDAMLVWDGFGGEEDGVLCGVFDGHGPHGHLVARRVRDALPLRLMSAVRASKAGLGMPAAAWRKAFARAYTAMDKDLLSHATLDCFCSGSTAVTVLKLGSDLYMANVGDSRAVLGSRNGAGGAMVAVQLTVDLKPDVPSEAERIKKCKGRVFALQDEPEVPRVWLPYDDAPGLAMARAFGDFCLKDYGVISVPEFFHWSVTEKDQFVILASDGVWDVLSNQEAVDIVSASPSRSKAAKSLVEAATREWKTKYPTSKTDDCAVVCLYLDGKMDHERDSTASMDNISLDEGSVADPNEAQEQEAALTRNFTVRTVAGSAQEKALAGAVDTGVPGAAHDQNWSGLDGVTRVNSLVQLPRFSKEKAIG; the protein is encoded by the exons ATGGGGAACTGCGTGGCGTGCGGGGGCACGGCGGGGACGGCGGCAGGTGCGGGAGGGGAGGATGGGCGGAggcgggggaggaggtggaAGGCGCCGCGGGAGGAGCAGCTGGGGGCGGTCCCCGGCCGGATCTTCTCCAACGATGGCCGCAGTCGCACTGCCGCCGTGTTCACGCAGCAGGGACGGAAGGGGATCAATCAGGACGCCATGCTCGTATGGGAT GGGTtcggcggggaggaggacggcgtGCTGTGCGGGGTGTTCGACGGGCACGGGCCGCACGGCCACCTGGTGGCGCGCAGGGTCCGCGACGCGCTGCCGCTGAGGCTCATGTCCGCGGTGCGCGCGTCCAAGGCCGGGCTGGGCATGCCGGCCGCCGCGTGGAGGAAGGCCTTCGCGCGCGCCTACACGGCCATGGACAAGGACCTCCTCTCCCACGCCACCCTTGACTGCTTCTGCAGCGGCAGCACCGCCGTCACCGTCCTCAAGCTA GGCTCGGATCTCTACATGGCCAACGTTGGCGACTCGCGTGCCGTGCTCGGCTCGAGGAATGGCGCCGGCGGCGCCATGGTGGCCGTGCAGCTCACCGTTGACCTCAAACCCGATGTCCCCA GCGAGGCGGAGCGGATCAAGAAGTGCAAGGGCAGGGTGTTCGCGCTGCAGGACGAGCCGGAGGTGCCAAGGGTCTGGCTGCCGTACGACGACGCCCCGGGCCTGGCAATGGCCCGGGCGTTTGGGGACTTCTGCCTCAAGGATTACGGCGTCATCTCGGTGCCGGAGTTCTTCCACTGGTCTGTCACGGAGAAGGATCAGTTTGTCATCCTTGCATCGGATGGG GTATGGGATGTCCTTAGCAACCAAGAGGCTGTTGACATAGTGTCCGCGTCCCCAAGCAGATCAAAGGCAGCTAAATCCCTTGTCGAGGCAGCTACGCGCGAATGGAAAACCAAGTACCCGACATCAAAGACCGATGACTGTGCAGTGGTTTGCTTGTATTTGGATGGCAAAATGGACCATGAGCGGGACTCGACGGCCTCTATGGATAACATCAGCCTCGACGAGGGTTCAGTCGCAGACCCAAATGAAGCACAGGAGCAGGAGGCGGCGTTGACCCGGAATTTCACGGTCAGGACAGTCGCAGGGAGCGCTCAAGAGAAGGCTTTGGCAGGGGCGGTGGATACGGGGGTCCCCGGTGCAGCCCATGATCAGAATTGGTCAGGCCTCGACGGCGTGACGCGGGTGAACTCGCTCGTCCAGCTTCCCAGGTTTTCCAAGGAGAAGGCGATCGGCTGA